CAAGGCAGGGATTTTTGACCATTTTGGAATAAGGTTTTCATCGATGTCACCCACCAAAAAATAACAGTCTTGCTTATATTTCAACCATTTATTTTCACCATCTTTCAATAAATTAGGTAATGACGCATATCGCTTTTCATTCCACCAAATAAAAACATTTACTTGATCAGAAATCCCCCAATATTCACTTTGCTTATTTATTACTTCTAATAATTCAGAATCAGAAATATCAAATTTGGTTTTATACTTGTCAGAATACCTTTTTATTAATTCTAAAATATTTTGATTTTCAATAGGCTCTATAAGCGATTCAAAACCCGGTCCTTTGAATTTTTTCGGATATTCGCCTTTAATAATTTTAGGTTTATCCTCCAAGGAAACCAACAAACCATTTACAGTTCTAAAAATCTTTGATTTACCAAAAAGTTCTAAATAGTAATCATCTATTCCAAACTTTTCAAAAACAAAAAAAGGCTGTTTAAATATATAAAAACTTCCTAATTCAGGAACAATTATTTCATATAATGTCTTATAATCTTTTTGTTCTATAAAGTAGTTTGCAACATCGTTGAACAGAAAACAAAGTTGTTCTTTGATGAGGTTATAATTAATTTGGTTGTCCTGTAAATTATTACGTTGGTCATCCAATTCATATGTGGCATGAAACAAGCATTTAAACGGTGAAGACGCTTTTAATACCGGGAAAAATGAATACAATCGAGCATTTTCCATTGAATCCATAGACTTTGACACCGCAATAGATAACCTTGCATCTCGGAATTCGTTATCTACTATAGCAAAGTTTTCCAATTTCTTTTCAAATAGCAAGAAATCTTCTTTTGCAACAATTTCTCCATTTACCTTCTTTTCTAACAAGACTTCAGGAGAAGAATCATCTTTGACTCGTTCATAAATAATGATTTTATCTTCTGTTTTTATCTCAATCCTGTTGGTATTAGGCAAGAAAAGAAGTATTCGCAGATCTAATTCGTCTATCTGTTTTTGTACACTATATTCATCTTTTGATTTATCGGGATTGATTAAAATTTCAATAGTAGTTCTATCATCTATTTTTGCATTCTTCTTATTTTCGGGAACTGCCAACATTGGAATATACAGTTTAGGTTCCTTTTCTAACTGCTTTTGTATCTGAGGCATATTGCGAATATCTTCAAATATACGATTGGCAATTTCTTCCGAAAAAAAGATGTGAAACTCACCTGAGTCGATTGACACAGCTTTCGCCCAATTCAAAATAGATCTAAAGCCAGTTCCTTTATTTCCTATATAGCCACCTCTTTTGGGACTATTATTGCCTTGAACAATTGCCTTAACTCCATCAGCATCAAAAAATGTCCCAGTATTACTTATTGTCAATATATTGTTAATATATGAGATGATTATTTCTAATTCACAATCCGGAGTCTTTCCGCTATTTATCAACTTTTGATAAGCATCGTCAGCATTTTGCAACAATTCAAGAATTTCGCGACCATGGTAGCCTTTAACATCACGTTGTTCAACATGATTAACAACAATAAGATTTTCTCGTTCTTGAGGCCTTATATGTTCTTCAATGAATTCGTTTCGTAGAGTGTCAATTAATTCATTTGCAGTCATTTGTTTCGTCCGTATAAAAAAGAACAAAAGTGAATATTCTAAAAATCTAAAATAACAAAAACAGGTATTTGTCAAATATACTTTTTGACATAATGTTGAGATGATTCGTAATTCTTGTTATGGCAATTTATTTGTTGCTTATTCCGGTTTTTTGCGTTAGGGATAGTGACCCCTTGGGGCGGAGACTCGCGGCAGTCTTGTATTGTTGTTTATTGGAGCGAGGCTCCGTTTTATGAGGTTGGGCGGGAACGGAGTGAACCGGGCAACCCATAAAATATAGCCCGATCCACGCCAGTGGGAAACGCCCAAATGCAAAGGGGCGAACCGTTGCAGAAACCTCCTCGGCTCGGTCATGGGCAAGCGAGCTTGCCCGCGACTCTCGCCTTGCGGGTTTTTCCCGATTATCCACTGGGAAGATGGTGAAATCTCTACCGTCGATGATTCCGAACTGCCGGTGCTGTTGCCGGAACTCAAGGACTACAAGCCGGGTGACGGCGGACAGTCCCCGCTTGCAAACGCAACCGAATGGCTTCAGGTTGTCGACAAGAACGGCCGCAAGGGTATCCGCGAGACGAACACCATGCCGCAGTGGGCAGGTAGCTGTTGGTATTACCTGCGCTACATCGACGCTTGCAACGGCGATGCATTTGTGGCAAAGGAACTTGAAAAGTACTGGATGCCGGTGGACCTCTATGTGGGTGGTGCCGAACACGCTGTGCTCCACCTGCTCTACAGCCGCTTCTGGCACAAGGTACTCTTCGACCTCGGTCTCGTCTCTACCGACGAACCGTTCCAGAAACTCTTCAACCAGGGCATGATTCTTGCCTTCGCTTACGAAGATGCCGCAGGCTCCAAGGTCCCTACCGACGAAGTTGAAGAAAAGAACGGAAAGTTCTTCAAGAAGGGAACCGACATCGAGCTCAAGCAGATTGTGGCGAAGATGAGTAAGTCTTTGAAGAACGTCGTGAACCCGGATGATGTGGTGCGCGATTACGGTGCCGATAGTCTTCGTTTGTACGAAATGTTCATGGGCCCGCTGGATGCCGTGAAGCCGTGGCAGACCAAGGGCATTGAAGGCATGAACCGCTTCCTCGGCCGCGCCTGGCGCTCCGTGGTGGGTGATTCTGACGAAGCCCCGGTGTTCGTTGACGAAACCGCTCCGGAAGCGATCGAGAAGGTGATGCACCAGACCGTCATCAAGGTCACAAGCGACATCGAGAACATGAGCTTCAACACCGCGATTAGCCAGCTGATGATCTTCAACAACGAAATGATGAAGATGGACAAGCGCTACCGCGAGCCGTGCGAAACCTTCGTGAAGCTCTTGCACCAGTTTGCCCCGCACATCGCCGAAGAAATGTGGAGCATCCTTGGCCACAACGAATCGCTCACGAACGTCGCCTGGCCGGAAGCCGACCACTCCAAGGCCGTCGAGAACACCGTGGAAGTTGTGTTCCAGGTGAACGGCAAGGTCCGCGCTAAGGCCTCTGTCGCCAAGGACATGGACAAGGCCGCCCTCGAAAAACTCGCCATGGAAAACGACCGCGTGAAAGAGTTCATGAACGGCAAGACCGTCGTGAAGTCCATCGTCGTGCCGGGCAAGCTCGTCAATATTGTGGTGAAATAGCCACAAGCCGGCGTAATTCCGCGAATGTCATCCTGGAGCGTCCGTGAGGACGCGATAGGATCCATAGAAATTCAGACCGTAGCCTAACCGCTGCGGTCTTTTTTGTATAAAGGGGGTAGTCTCCGCCTGCACGCCCTGAAACAAATCAAAAACAGCAACCTTAACAGTTGCGATATTTCATGTGAACAGTTCTGGCAAATAGTTAGACCGTCATAACACAGGGCTCGTTATATCCTGCTAATAACGAATCGTGTGTCAGCAAAATTATCCCTTCTGCTTTTGCTTGGGCAATGAGCATTCTGTCGAACGGATCTTTGTGCGATGGTGCGTTCTCGTCTCGTTTTAGTTTTTCGACTTCCAGAACGTGCTCTTCGTAAATCATCAATTGCAGGAACCCTGCCTGAGTGCAGTAGTCCAAGAATTGAGCACCAGTGATTGGCATTTGGTCTGGATGAATTGCGTGCTTGATAGCAATCTCCCACATGGAGATTAGGCTAAAAACAGGTTCTACATTTTCTTGGTTAATGAGGTTTCTTGCTTCAGTTGGCAGTTTTTCGCTGTCAAGAAGAGTCCAAAGAGCGATGTGCGTGTCCAGTAAGACTTTCATCCGTTCACCCCGAACATTTCTGCGATTTCGTCATTGCAGGAATCGATATTGTCGGGGATGGAAAACTGGCCTTTAGCGATACCGAACTTTTTTACATTCCGTTTGACGGACGTGTTTAGCGATTTCTGGAGAATGAAATCGATAAAATCAGAAACTTCCCCTACATATTCTGCGGGGATGGCCTTGACTTTTTCTTGCAGCAGTTCGATAGGCATAAGAGGAACCTCCTTTCTAAATATACCTTTTTAGTTGCTCAAAATGCAACCCCTTCCAAGTTGGATTAGCCCGTTGGCTTTACAAATTGCGCCAAATTTGAAAAAATCCCCCTCCACAGAACGTCAACGACGCGAAAATCCCCACGAAAATCAGGAACGGCAGAACCTTCAACAGTAAGGTAATGGCGCAGGCATCCCCTGCGTCGCCAGCCCCGAAAAGGGCCAAAATGTCCCCAAAGGGGACCATAGCTACTAAACAGCAAAGCTGCAAGTAGCTGGAGGCCTAGCACGATAAGGAAAGTTACCAGCATAGAACCTCGCCTTTACAAATATACATACTGTAAATGTCAGATTATGACAAACGACTGTTTTGACGTATTTGTGGCGATTTTTGAATATTGAGGGGAAGTCTCCGCCTCGCCTAGGGGAGTACCCCTAAGCCCCCTTTTTTTTGCGTCATTGACACCTTATGTCATGCGATTTTATTTATTATTGCGTAGTAATTATATTGGTAGAATTATACCCTATGGCCCCAGTTCTTTACAAAGCTTCCTTGACCAGGGAACCCTTTCTTTTCTACGAGATGCGCACGGTGTGCCGTCTCTTGGAGAAGGGTATGGAAAAGACTGCCGTTGTTGATTCTGTCGTAAAAAAGAACTTGTTCCAGTACCCGACTGAAAAGTCGGTCCGGCGTATGGCTCGGGCCTGTGTTGCCCGTGCTGGCGGTCTGGGAACTTCCAATCTTGTTTCTGTTTTGGCGCATGGCTCTGTGGAAGAGGCTAAGCAGGTTTGCCTGTATGCGTTGATGAAGGAGCATCGACTGGTGCTGGACTTCATGGTTACTGTTATTGGCGAAAAATTCCGTACGATGGATTTTTCGTGGAATACCAAAATTGCGACGAATTTTTTGACGCGTCTTAAAGAACAGAATGAATCGGTGGCGTCTTGGAGCGATTCCTCGACAAAAAAAATCCGAGGAGTACTGGTTGGGCTCTTGGTCGAAAATGGCTATTTGAAAAATCCACGGGCAAGCAAACTTGAAACGGTTTATTTGTACCCGAATTTGGAAAATGTAATTCGAGCAAATGGCGAAAAGAATATTCTTCCTGCATTCAACTGTTTTTCGTAGGTGATTAGATGAACGATATTTTGCAAAGGCTTGACCGGCTACGCACTAAATTGCAAGATGACGATTTCCTGCATGGGCGCGGTCTTGGCAACGAAGTGAATATCAGTATTTTCTGTTACGAACCCGAAGACGAAATGGTAGTTCGCCACTTTGTTGCTCAGACGGTTGCCGACTCATCGGTAAAATGCAACTTGATTGAACGCAACTTGTACCGCATATTCCTTTCGATTTGTGAAGACGAAGGAATTATGGATGAGATTGCAGGCATTGAAGCCGAAGATGGCCGCGATTACATGCTCGAGAACTTGCAACGTACTGCTGACAACAAGATGTTCGTTCAAAAGATGCAATACGATAATCACAAGATAGGCGATGTATTGCTCTTGACGGGTATAGGCGAAGTTTATCCGTTCATGCGGGTGCATGCGCTTTTGGAAGCGATTCAACCTGAATTTTCGGACATTCCTGTTGTGGTAATGTATCCGGGTAAATTCGACGGACGCAACTTGAAACTTTTCAACCGTTTTGAACCGAATTCCTACTACCGCGCGTTCAATATCATTTAGTCGGGAAAATCTTATGGCGATGATTATCAGGGACATGTTCAGGGACAATATCAACCGAATCATTGGTGGTGTTGTCAAGGTTGGCGAAAAGACGGATGCAGTTCTTGCCCAGGAACTGGAAGAATACGTCGTGACCCGCGAACTCCGCAAGCATTTTGCCAAGTTCTTTGGGGCCTATGCCGATGCGTTTAACGAACCGACCGATAATATCGGCGTCTGGATATCGGGCTTTTTCGGTTCCGGTAAATCTCATTTCTTGAAAATGCTTTCGTTCATTCTTTCGAATGTCGAGTTTGGCGGCAAGAAGGCTGTAGATGTTTTCCGTAGCAAGTGGGAAGATCCGGCGTCGTTCATGGATATGGACAGGGCATCAAAGGCCCCTACCGACGCGATTCTTTTCAATATCGATGTCGAAGGCTTTACGAACAAGGACAGGACTGCCGTCTTGCGCGTTTTTGCCAAGATGTTCTACAGTTTCTTGGGCTTTTATGGCGAAGACTTGAAAGTTGCCCGCTTGGAACAATACATAGAATCCGAAGGCAAGACGCAGCAGTTCAAGGACACATTTGAAAAGATTGCAGGCAAGGATTGGGATTCTGCACGTAAGTCGGCTCTTGCGTTCAAGCGTAAGGCTGTTGCGCAAACGATGTCTCAGGTTCTTGGCATGTCCGAAGACGAAGCGTCAAAATGGGTGACCGACAAGACGGAAACGGAGCTCAGCATCGCTGCACTTGTCAAAGAAATCCA
The sequence above is drawn from the Fibrobacter sp. UWH4 genome and encodes:
- a CDS encoding class I tRNA ligase family protein produces the protein MGKRACPRLSPCGFFPIIHWEDGEISTVDDSELPVLLPELKDYKPGDGGQSPLANATEWLQVVDKNGRKGIRETNTMPQWAGSCWYYLRYIDACNGDAFVAKELEKYWMPVDLYVGGAEHAVLHLLYSRFWHKVLFDLGLVSTDEPFQKLFNQGMILAFAYEDAAGSKVPTDEVEEKNGKFFKKGTDIELKQIVAKMSKSLKNVVNPDDVVRDYGADSLRLYEMFMGPLDAVKPWQTKGIEGMNRFLGRAWRSVVGDSDEAPVFVDETAPEAIEKVMHQTVIKVTSDIENMSFNTAISQLMIFNNEMMKMDKRYREPCETFVKLLHQFAPHIAEEMWSILGHNESLTNVAWPEADHSKAVENTVEVVFQVNGKVRAKASVAKDMDKAALEKLAMENDRVKEFMNGKTVVKSIVVPGKLVNIVVK
- a CDS encoding type II toxin-antitoxin system VapC family toxin, which codes for MKVLLDTHIALWTLLDSEKLPTEARNLINQENVEPVFSLISMWEIAIKHAIHPDQMPITGAQFLDYCTQAGFLQLMIYEEHVLEVEKLKRDENAPSHKDPFDRMLIAQAKAEGIILLTHDSLLAGYNEPCVMTV
- a CDS encoding DUF2281 domain-containing protein, with the translated sequence MPIELLQEKVKAIPAEYVGEVSDFIDFILQKSLNTSVKRNVKKFGIAKGQFSIPDNIDSCNDEIAEMFGVNG
- a CDS encoding DUF1819 family protein; translated protein: MAPVLYKASLTREPFLFYEMRTVCRLLEKGMEKTAVVDSVVKKNLFQYPTEKSVRRMARACVARAGGLGTSNLVSVLAHGSVEEAKQVCLYALMKEHRLVLDFMVTVIGEKFRTMDFSWNTKIATNFLTRLKEQNESVASWSDSSTKKIRGVLVGLLVENGYLKNPRASKLETVYLYPNLENVIRANGEKNILPAFNCFS
- a CDS encoding DUF1788 domain-containing protein; the encoded protein is MNDILQRLDRLRTKLQDDDFLHGRGLGNEVNISIFCYEPEDEMVVRHFVAQTVADSSVKCNLIERNLYRIFLSICEDEGIMDEIAGIEAEDGRDYMLENLQRTADNKMFVQKMQYDNHKIGDVLLLTGIGEVYPFMRVHALLEAIQPEFSDIPVVVMYPGKFDGRNLKLFNRFEPNSYYRAFNII